A window of the Bradyrhizobium diazoefficiens genome harbors these coding sequences:
- a CDS encoding adenylate/guanylate cyclase domain-containing protein, which translates to MPDDKVKRRLTTVLCADVYGYSRLMEADEAGTLETLRRYRTSIAGLVERHDGRIVNTWGDAVIAEFASVVEAVQCAVEIQQEISNQDSDPPRAHPMRFRIGINLGDVMVDGSDIYGDGVNIASRLQELAEPGGVVISSSVYDQVHNKLSVGFDCLGQRPMKNIAPVTSYRLTLGGQTAGRGSFAVNESPTRREEAGRLRMGDRHEPSSWMGVVSGWLAKLPRPVAAALTVSAFLILINLFTGAHKIWFHWPVAAILFGVLMRTALGRRPGSDSKEER; encoded by the coding sequence ATGCCCGACGATAAGGTCAAACGACGGCTGACCACCGTGCTGTGCGCTGATGTGTACGGCTATTCTCGCCTCATGGAAGCAGATGAGGCGGGAACGCTGGAGACGCTCCGCCGCTACCGCACCTCCATTGCGGGATTGGTGGAGCGTCATGACGGCCGCATCGTGAATACCTGGGGCGATGCTGTGATCGCCGAATTCGCCAGCGTCGTCGAGGCCGTGCAATGCGCGGTCGAGATCCAGCAGGAAATTTCCAACCAGGATTCAGACCCGCCTCGCGCGCACCCGATGCGGTTTCGCATCGGCATCAATCTCGGGGATGTGATGGTGGACGGCTCCGACATCTATGGCGACGGGGTCAATATCGCGTCGCGGCTGCAAGAACTCGCCGAACCCGGCGGCGTCGTGATCTCGAGCTCAGTCTACGATCAGGTGCACAACAAGCTATCCGTTGGCTTCGACTGTCTCGGCCAGCGACCCATGAAAAACATTGCTCCGGTGACGAGCTATCGTCTGACCTTGGGCGGTCAAACCGCCGGGCGAGGGAGCTTTGCGGTCAACGAAAGCCCAACTCGGCGGGAGGAAGCCGGTCGCCTGCGGATGGGCGACAGGCATGAGCCATCCTCGTGGATGGGTGTCGTCTCGGGTTGGCTGGCCAAACTGCCCCGACCGGTTGCAGCGGCCCTCACGGTGTCGGCCTTTCTGATTCTGATCAATCTTTTTACCGGCGCGCATAAGATCTGGTTCCATTGGCCCGTCGCAGCCATCCTCTTCGGTGTCCTCATGCGGACAGCGCTCGGACGTCGACCTGGGTCGGACAGCAAGGAGGAGCGCTGA